Below is a genomic region from Numenius arquata chromosome 8, bNumArq3.hap1.1, whole genome shotgun sequence.
ctgctcttctctgcaggCGGCCGGGCACAGATCGGGTGCTACCGGCTGCTGTGCACTGGGGACCCAGCCTCTGAGAGTGCTGTGGCCTGCCAGGTCGTCCATGTGGCCTCCCACCGGCTGGATGAGCACTGGGAACGGAAGAAGAACAGGCACAAGCTGGTCAAGATGGACCCGGAGACAAGGTGATGCTCAGGGACTGCCTGAGGCAGGGTTAGCAGTCACCATGGTCTGGGAGGGTGCTGGGAACCACAGTGGGATATACGTATTCTGCAGCTGCGGGctcagcagaggcagaaggagCTAGTGTGGCTTCATGTGTACCTTCCTGGTGTCTTATGCCCAGTGGTTGGACCTTAAGGAGCTTTTGGGGCTAGAGAAAGGCTTGGCCTTCCCTCGTGCCTCCTCCAAGTGCTTGGAGCTGCATCCTGCACTGGGCTCAGGCTTCTCTGCTCAGGCTTCTCACCCACCTGCCTGGGGCCACAGGCATCACAGAGATGTTGGTCAGTATTGTGTGTTTCCTGCAGGTACATGTCCCTCTCGGTCGTGCCCGGGACCAGCACTGAGCAGCTGTCAACACCCTGGAAGTTtctggctgctgcctgcagtgaTGGATCGGTCCGGTGAGGAGCCGTCATTGGGCCCGGCAGGGAGACCAGAGCTGGGGCTGACAACGGGAGCAGAGCAGGCTCCCCAGAGGAGGCTCCGGCTGTGAATGTTGCCGGCTCTGAGCCGGCAGCAGGATGGTGTGTGGTGGGAAGTGGGGGCAGAGGCACCAGGATCCCCCTTCTCCCACAGCTGACTGCCCTCTGCTCCATCACAGGGTCTTTGGGCTGCTGGAGGCTGCCCGGaagctggtgctggtggcagagTCGTTTCACCACCAGCGCTGTGTGCTGAAGGTGGAGGCGTTCCTGCACACACgggcaggaggggagaggtgAGCCCCaaatgctgtgctgcagctgccGGGGTTCTGGGGACAAGCGTTTGTCCTCACGAGGACAGCCGCCGACAGCTCAGCGGGCGGAGGGGAGAACTCAGTCTGTGAGGGCTGTTCTGCCACTTCGCCGTATCTCGGTGGGGACCCTCGGGGCTGCCCACCGTAGGGCTGCGGCCGGAGGCTCCCCCAACACTTCCCTTCTAGGAGACACCTCCTGTGCAGCGCGGCCACCGATGGAAGCATTGCTTTCTGGGACATCACCAGCCCCATCGCGGAGGCAGTGGACACCCTGCACCGAGCGGagggagagatgcagcccctGGGTGGGTGCAGCAGCTAGCGGCTCCTCTGCCTCCCGAGGGAAGGCCATGCTGgtggctcctctgctccctctgaCCAAGGTGAGTATCGTTCTCCTGACCGAGCCTGTTTTCCAGCCCTGGGTGCCCCACTGCTCACCGTCATGGCCCACAGCTGTGGTGTGAACAGCCTCCACGTCCGTGAGACAACGGAGGGACAGTACCTGGTGGCCAGCGGCAGCGACGATGGCTCCATCCATGTCTGCCtgctggaggtggccctgggCAAGGGGGAGGCTGTGGCGGAGACCTGCCTGCGCATCCTGGAGCGGGTGGCCAGGCCCTGTGCCCACGCTGCCCACATCACAGGGATCCGGGTGCTGCGGCTGGACCTGCTGCTCTCCGCCTCGGTGGACCAGCGCCTGATGCTGTGGCACTGGGGCCCAGGTGGGCTGGAGGCCCTCAGCACCACCTTCTTCCATGTGCCTGACCTGGCTGAGGTGGACtgctgggaggtgggagaggccgGGGGGGAGCTGCACTACTACTgcgtgctctgtgggcaggggctggagaTGCTGCGCGGCACGGCCCCCCCAGAAATCCCTCCACAGGAGGCTCCCTGCTAATGGGGTAGGCGTGCAGCACACCCCGCTCCCTGCCTCCATGCTCTGCCCATCACTGCAGCACGTGTCCCAGCCTGTCTGCTGATGTGTCCCTTCTTGAGGGGACAGGAGTGCTTGGCTCCTTTGGGGACAGCACAGCCATGTCTCAGGTGCTTAAGGCTGGTGATCTCGGGGGAGAATTAAGATGCGGTCCATCCCGGACCAGCCTGTAGCTCCCCAGGCAATAAAGGAGGAGTGTGGTCATCAGCCCACCCTGCCCAGGAGAAGCTCCTCCTCCCCAAGCTGTGAGGGACCTGTGTCCAGTCTTTCTGGCCCCAGTCCTAGAGACGAACCTGATCATAAAGGTGCTGAGCACCATGCCCAGCCCTGGGGGCTTGAGGGCAGCAGGAGGCCAAGACCCAGTTGGGTGCTGGTGTGGCATGTGGCAGGCTGCAGCCTTGTGCTCCTGCCCTGTGtgacagccctgtccctgcagtgctAGGAACTGTACTGGAACAAGTCGGgacactgctctgcagcagcagcccaaagTGTGCTGTGCTATGCTGGTCTGGGCCAGCCCTGCCTTTCCTCAGAGCAGCCCTTCAGTGCTGCCTCAAGGTTGTTCTGCACAGCCACAGGACCCAGCACAAGAAGCTGCAGGTGGCCCCAGCCCCACATGGGGCAAGGTGCTCTTCGGGGTCAGACACACACAGCATTTGTCCAGCAACAAATGTATTGGACCCTGGTATTGGGGCTTGGTGGGAGCCTCAAGCCTCAGGAGCTCCCTGCCAGCACGGAGCCACCTTCAATAAACGGCTTTGAGGAACACAAGGTTGGTGTCTGGCTTTGTGGCGACTGGTCCCTGGTGCCACCTTCCCCAGTACTCCCCAGCCTGGCTTGCCGGGTGCTGATGGTGTAGAGATGGCAGACGCACCCCTCTCCCCCGCTGGGCACAGCCATGGGGTGTGCATTGTCAAACCCTCAAAACTCAGGGGAAGGAGTGCATCTGCGTGGGGCTGAGGTGTCCCCTGGTTCTCTGCCTGACTGCGGGGCAGCCCCTCGCCCTGCTAGGGAGGATGTGCCTCGTCCTTCCCCTCGTGGCATGTTATCCTGGTGCCTGTCACACTGTGGCATGGCTCTTCAGTGGTGGCTCAGATctggctgagaggagggaggtgcAGTGTTGCCAGGGCACTGTGGAACATGTCCCTCACCGCTCCCAGCAGCTGGAGGCGGGCAAACATCTGGTCAAAGAGGTGAGGGAACGGCTCCTGCAGGGAGAAAGGCAGTGACTTGGGGCTGGTGGCCATATTTCCACTATATGGGCTGTCCCTagaggcactgctgcttctgcacccTGCGTAAGCATCTTTgaggggctggtgtggggctgcaTCACCCCATTGGCACCGCAAAGCCCCACAGCTGCAGTTCAGTCCCAGAGAGGACTGCACGGCTGCAGCCCTCCAGCAAACAGCCCAGGACATCCAACTCACCCCCAGGACGTGGACCCGGTTGTAGTAGGAGCTGAAATCCATGCTGAGCTGGATCAGGAACTTGCACACCTGCAAAACAGAGAGCTCTGCTGGCACGGTGGGGTCTGGCTGGCCCtgggcccttccccaccccaagcACAGCAGGGTCAGCCCCAGGGGAGTTGTGTGGTCTCTTCCCTTGGCACTGCCCCCATGCCGCTTAGCACGGGGTGGGCAGCACCCTGCCGGCACATAGCCTTGCCCTGGGCTGGGAGTGTTGGAGCAGCACCCACGGGTGCTCTGGCACGTGGCACTTACTGTCTCTGTGTTGGCTGTGATCCGGATGCCCTTGCTGGGTGGGGGcagctgtgctgcctgctgcaggaCTTCAGGGAAGGGCAGGAGATAGTTGAAGAGCAGGAGCCACTCACCCTGTGAAAGGATTATGTGTGTGGGAGAGGGCCAGATCCTCCCGGGCCAGCAGCATCTATCACCCGAGCCAAGGGCACACAGGTCCCCATATTCCCTTTCTCAGTGCTCACCTCTTCCCGGAGGCAGGAGAAATTCAGTTCTGATGCTGGTGGCAGAGGTGGGTATGTGCCTGGAAAGGAGGTGGGAGATTGTCGTTGTGCCCAAAGAAGGCCCTGTGGCTCCAGGCATGAGGAACAGCCCAGGAGTGGCTGTTAGAAGGGGGTTGTGGGGCTGTTGCTCACCCTGCTCCACAGCCCGCTGGTAGGTGTCGAAGAGCGTGGCCAGCCGGGCACAGTTGTACATCACAAAGGCACCACTCTTGGTTCCCTTCGTGGAGATGCTGCTGTCCTCCAGGTCCAGAGTGATCTGAGGGCAGGGAGAAGTCGCAGTCCAGGCTGTTCCTTTGGTATTCCCACTGCTCACCTGCCCCGCTCTGCACAAACCCCTGTCCTACCTGACTCCGGTGGGCCGTGCTCAGCATCTCAAACCTGATGGCAGCCACTGTGAGGGTATCAATCACCTCAGTCCAGGCCTCATCTGTGGAGAACACAGGTGCCATCACGCACAGCTCGCTCTGTTCCTGTGTAATGTcacccccagtgcccaggcaggaatGCCCACTGGGGCCAGGGGACTCCAGTGGAAGCTGGGGACCACCAcactcccccagccctggcccccatCTGCAGGGGCTGCTTTGTGCTGGTGCCCCGGTTTAGATGCCTTCCCACAAGCAAGGTCATCACCTGGCCCCATTGCAGAGTGAAGAGGGACCACcgtgtgggggagagccccacTGTCTGCAAACACAGAGGTGAGGGGGGGAGACTCATGGGAGCAGCAGAGACTGGGACAGAGCAGCATCCGTGTAGAGCCACAAAGCAAAGCCTCACCTTGCGCAAGCTCCCCGTACTTCATCACGGAGGCTTCGTACATCTGGCGCTTTCGGAGCCTGGGAGGAACACGGACACTCACGGTCACCACCCCTAGGTTTAGCTAGCCCCAGAGACCGTCCCAGGGCTCCCTCAGCCTTCAGGGTGCTTAGGgcaccccagctgcagcagcgaCCCAGCCAAGCAAAAGTGGTATAAAACCTCCAGGAGCCGGGACAACCCTTTGTGCCACTGCCTGGAGGGCCGTGAGGAAGCCACTGTGCCAGGCACAGGCTTTGCCTTTTGGCTGAGAAAGGGCCATCCCCACGCCAGGGCCATCCACTGATGTGTGAAGGCAGGGAGATACCACCCTGCATCACCACAGTGCCCAGCgtctgctgctgcctttcctcccagcagcatGGAGAGGGCCAGAAACAGCATTGCTGGAGGAGGCCACTGGGACTGGGGAGGACCCTGTGGTTCCATTTGGAACCTCCATTCCTCTTAAAACAGCCCTGAGgccacagaaaagcagaatgGAGGGACTGCACAGAATCTCCATGTGCCACCAGCTCACCCAGCGCTGCACTGTGGCTGCTGGGTGCCCATGGGGCCGGCAGAGCACAGGCAGGCAAGCAGCACAGCGGGTGCCTCGCACACACCAACTTACTGGAAGTACTGGTCTGCCCCGATGGGCGATGAGGGGTTTGTCACCTTCACTGGCCCACAGACCAGGTGTTTCTGAAAGAGAGAAGTGAGGTGGGGCTGGGGTCAAAGACTCAGAAGCTCCACAGAAATGCAGTGCAAGAGAACCGGGCTAAAACCAGCGCTGTTCTAGCTGTGTCACCGCagtcttctcctgcctctcctttAGTGCTGAAATCCCAAGGGCACAGAGGCTGCTCCACCACCTGGGCAAGAGTGTGGAGGGGCCACTAAGGGAAAGGAAAGCTCACAAGGGGGCAAGGCTGGGCCTCCGCATTCGCTGCGGGGACTGAAGGAGGCTGGCTGAGCGCAACGATGCTGGGGGCCACAGTGAGGAGGGTGGGAGGTTCCTCACCTGCAAAGCTGTGTGGGCTCCTGGATCCAAAATCCTCCAGAGCagatccagctgctgctgctggaattcCTCCTCGCAGCTCACCACATGCACGACgctgcagcagctcccctggccttcagcctgcagcagagcacagcagggagCTCACATGCCATGGCGTGACAGAAGGAAACGAGATCTCGAAAGTGAGAGGCCGGCAACGCCACAGGGTTACTCACCGTGCACTGCAGAACAGcttgctgcagctcagccagGGACCGCAGCTTCTCCTCCGTcactgaaagaaggaaggaacTCTCAGAGAGAGACACGAGGGCTTGCCACCCCCCCGCCAGCTTGCCCCATCGGGTCTGCCCCAGGCTGTCTGTGTTTCTGGCTCAAACCAGACTAAATGAGAATAAGAGGAGAAGGCAATTTGGATCTAAATGCCccttattttctgtaaaaacaattgaaagaaaaaggaaagagcccTGTTTGCAGCCAATCACCCCCTGCTGTGACACCAGAGCTGCTGTACTTGTGAGGCTCACCGAGAAGGACGTCTAGATTGGGGTCGTAGCCCTCCAGACCCTGCTGCTCCACGAAGCTCTTCAAGTGCACTTTAGAGATGACATCCTCGGGCAGCGCTGCTGCGCCCAGCGCCTCCTCACAGGCTGTGGCACAGGGGGACCGGCCCAGCGCTTGCTTCAAGGCCGAGATGGCGTCGGGGAGGGCCGAGCCGCCGCAGGTGGAGGGCCAGTCGACGCGGAGCTGCTGCAGAACCTCCCGGCTCCCCTcctcggggagggcagggaccAGGCGGACGCTGACCCTGCGAGAGAGGGAGAGGCGGGTGGTGGCCGCAGGGGgctgggcggcggggccgggggcggcgggggaggcacTCACCCCTGGGCACGCAGCAGCTGGGCCAGGTGGTCGGCCAGCAGGAGCGGGCGGAGGTGGCGGGGCCGcaaggcggcggggcggcgcagGGCCGGGCAGTGCAGCACCACCCGCCCCGCCTGCGGCCccgacggggacggggacggaagGGACGGGGGGCCCAGCAGGCGGCGGAAGGCCTCGGGGCGCCGCACCTGCACCGCCAGCCCCGCCGGCGTCTCCTGGCAGCCCCGCACCGCCAGCACCCCCGGGCCTCCCAGTGACGTCACGCCCGACATGACGTCAGCGGGCACCTGCCGGGCAAGAAGGCGACGAGCTGTTAGTCCCCGGCCCGCACGTGGGCCGGCGCTGGCCCCGCCCCTTGTTTAAGCCCCCTCCGacggccccgccccttccctacACGCTCCGCCCCCTCCGCTCAGGCCCCGCCCGCGCCGCCATGGCCTACCCGCCCGCCGGGGAAGGCGGCGCTCAGCGCGGCCCGCGGAGCCAGGAAGTCCCGGTGCCGCAGGTTGCGGGCCCCGCTCTCCTTCACCCAGAGCCCCACGGGCCGCCCTAGCGTCCCGTTAAGCGCCCGCAACGTCGCCGCCAGCCCCGGCCGGTCCTCGCCCGTCTCCATGGGAGCCTTGCAGCCGCTTCCGCTGCGGCAGGCCGGAAGTGACATCACCGGGCGGCCATCTTGGGGGCGGGCGAGTTGGACGGGGCTGGGCGGCCATCTTGGGAGTAACGGGCGCGGCGCCCGCCATGATGTGTGTGGCGAGCAGAGCGGCGCCGCCATGATGGGAGTGGCGGGCCGGGAAGGGGCGGCCGAGGCCGAGGACCGGGGGGCGTAAGGCGGACCCTAACTGGAAGCACAGCACGACCCCAGGGCGGGCAGCTCGACCTCAAGGCTCCCCGGGCACGGGGCAGGCCGGCTGAGGAGAACCAGCAGCAGTGGCAAGGTGTGGTCTGCGGCGGCGGCTGGGCTCGGCATGGCGGAGGCGGACGTGTGGGCACGGGGTCGTTCCTCACCgtgctccccagccagccccggcTCTGGGCACCCTCTGTGAGAAGCGCTGCCCTCCCACCCAGCGCCTTCCTGCTCATCAGccctgggaggaaggaggtggaaagAATCGATGGCACCATTGTGGTCGTGATCACATCCGCAGAGCTGAGCTCCTCTGCAGCAGCCGTGTCTCAAGCGCAGGTTTGCAGAGGGGGGGGCCCACGCTGCTGCCTGGGCCCTGAATGGAGCAGGTGTAAAATcagaaaatggtttgggttggaagggaactttaaaggcCATCtcgtccaaccctcctgccatgagcagggacatcttcaactagatcaggctacTCAGTGCCCCGTTCGACCTGACCTTCACTGTtttcagggatgaggcatctatcacctctctgggcaacctgtcccagtgtttcgCCACCCCCAgtgtaaaaaaatgtcttccttatatctagtctaaatctacactcctttagttttaaaccattaccccatgtcctaatcacaacagaccctgctaaaaagtttgtccccatatTTCCCGTAGGCCCACTTTAGGTAGTGGAAggggttataaggtctccctggagccctctcgtttccaaccccagctctctcagcctgtccccattgTCAGGCAGGCAGTGGGGgctgccgctcccccccccccccagggctacAGGCAAAGCCACCTCCAACCTGGGAATAGTGGCAATAGCCCATCACGCACCCAGCCCCGTGCCAGCTCAGTGGGGAGTGGGTATCCGGGAAGCGCTAACCCCCCCACGGCAGTGGGGAGCACGTGTCCCCGGGGAGCGGGggacctccctccctgcccttcccttcctgccctccctgcagggccgggggggccgcTCTGCCCGCAGGGCCCAAACCGGTTCCTCCGAGGCTTGTGTGCGTGGGGGGCCGGGGCAAGGGCAGATCCCGGCAGCACAGCCCATCGCATGGGCTCTGCTGAGAACGCAGCAATCCTTTCGGGGCTCCGtgggcagctctgcagctggtggcCAGTGTGAAGGGGACATGTCCCCCAGCTGGGGGGTggctgttccccccccccccccggcagggcaGGGCCGTGGCCCGGTGGGGTGCTCCCTGCACCACCCACAGCCAAGAGGTGATCTGAGAATCGCTGCTCACACCAGACCAACTGCTGACTGTCCGCAGGGCAGGAGCCACCCGGGACACCCTGCCTGCCCGGCCGGGGGGGTGGAAACACACCAGCACGGGCTGGGAGCACGCTTGGACCTTGTGCCGCTGCTCTGAGGGCTCAAAGCTGgatctgtccccatccccacagcgcTGGAGGTCCCTGCAGGCAGCCCACATGCGGCCCAGCAGCATGGtggcccagggtggtggtggggcttCTCGGTGGTGCCGAAAGAGCTTTGGACAGACACGACATCCCCGATGGCTCTCTGGCTGCCTGCTCAGCGGGAGTGATCGTGTCATTCCAAAGCTGTCTCTCTCTGGGGGACGGATCCTGCCCAGGCACCACTCACCCCTGCCAGCtctgggggagggctggggggggggggccatggaGAGCCTGGCGTAGGCTGATGGTGGCGGGAAGCTTGCACGGCATCTCGTGACTCGTACTGCCCCGGTGCAGGTGGCCACATCCACCCTGTGGCCAGCAGCCGGGGCCGCCGCTCAGCACGCTCGTCCCGGCGGTTAGTCCCCCGGAAGCCAGCTGCTATTTTTAGCCGTCGGTGGCACGAGACCACCGGAGAGCCCCTAGCCCCGGGTCAGGGGGGCTGAGCCAAGAGGCTGGGCACCAGTGATCCCTCATCCCCACACCCCCCTTCTCCCAGTGTGGCCCCTAcgcactgccccagccccacggaggggTTGGAGGGGGGCGAGCAGCTCTTGCCCCTTGTGGGGTGGCGTGGGGCAGCAGAGTTGGGGGTGAGGCGGGGGCGGGAGCGCGGGTAACGAAACCCCAGGGCAGCTGGGCGCAGCGGGGACAGCTGCTTTTGGGATTCCGTTGCCCGCGCCGGCGCCACAGAGGGATGGGCAAGGGGGCCACCGCCATGCCACCCCGTTCCTGGGGCAGCCAGTGGGCCAAGGAGGGGAGAGCGTGACTTACCGGCAGGGACGGGGCAGAGGATCTGCACGGGGGCCGCTGCCAGGCCGGTTGTGGCCGGGGGTGCCGGGAGAGGCTGCGGTTGTGTCATGGGCCGGGTGCCAAGGGGAGGGCGGCGCGGGTGAGCCAAAAGGAAACGGCTCCGAACAAAGCCCcggtggggctggagcatctGGTACCAGCCCGGCAGCCCCCGGAAACCCGAGCCGTCCCCGAGGGAGGGCATCCACCCCAGCACCTGTGCCCGGCGGCCGCACGGCATGGCCCCCACCGCCATCAGCGCCGACAGCCCTCTGCCGCCGGGCGCCCGCCGTGGGGGGAAGTGAAACCGTGCGGGGAACCCCACCGGCTCCACGCGGTGCTCACGCGGTGCTTGCCCAGGGGGACCCGCCGTCGAGCGAGGGTACCCCTCCGTGGGTACCAGTGACGGCCgacacctccctgccctggtggCGGGAAAAGTCCCACTGCTGACACCCGGGAGCTTCCCGGTAACCCCCGTGGTGTCACGGCTCTCGCCGACCCTGGCTGGGTGGCACGGGGTGGGGGACTtgcatccccagccccagggcaccgCCTTGAGCCCCCAGTCCCCTGCCACCTGCTGCCACCTGTCCCACCGGGTGTGGCACAGAGGAAAGGGGGAACCGGGACGCGGCAGCCCGCGGGTTCGGGACAGGGAAGTCACGGCGGCGGCTCAGGGGGCTCAGCCCGGCTGGCAGCAGCCACCCCACGGCGGGGACACGCCGTGCCGGGGGCACAGGACCAGGGCAGAGCCGTGCCGAGccccggggcacgggcagggccaGGCGGGCAGCGGGCTCCCCCTGCACcccggggccgggcgcggggACCGGCGGGCACCCCGCGGCTGCGGGACGGGAGCGCAGCCGAGCCCCGGTCCCGCTCCCTCCCGCCacccggcccggccgcccgcaGGGTGGCGGGGACCCGGGACCGGGAGCCGCCCGCTCCCCTCTCACCTCCGGCCCCGCAGCCTCCGGCGCAGCAGCCCGGGCCGGTCCGCGGCCCTCACGGCGGCGGGGATCGGGGCTCCGCGGGCGGGACCCACCCTGCGCCGCCGGGGCAGGGCCGAGGCCGGGGCAGCGCAGCCCCTCacccgccgcgccgctccccgccccgccgccgctttCGGTTTCGCTCCGGCGCCGGACGCAGCCCGCCCCGGGCGCACCAGGTCGGGGCGGGCCCGAGCCCGGGGGAGGGTCGGGAGTGGTGAGGGTGTGTGTGTATCCcttcccgccgccccccggcagAAGGGGGCAGCCCtgggccggccccgctcccgcccccggTGCCGCTGTCCCAGCCCGGTGGGGCCGGAGCTGcccgcggcgccggcggcggccgccagggggcgcgcggcgggcggggcggggcgcgcgcTGAGGGCGGAGCCGCTCTGCGCTTCCGGCGGCGGCAGCCATGGCGGTGGCGGCGCTGCGGCTGGTGGCCCCGGCGGCACGGCGGGCGGCGGGAGGGtacgggcaccggcaccggcaccgggcagGGAAGAGCCCTGTGGGGCGGTGGCCGGGGGCGCACGGGGGGTCGCTGTGAGGCTGCTGTGGGTGGTtgtggggtggccgtggggctcCCTGTGAAGCTGCTATGGGGTGACTGTGGGAACGGCCGTAGGTCTCGCTGTGGGTGCGCTGTGGGGTGGCCGTGGGGATCGCTGTGGGTCCGCTATGGGGCGGCTGTAGGGCTGGCCGCGGGCCCCACGTGTGCGAGCCGCTCCCCGTCCCCGCAGGGCGCCATGCCGGGCTCACCGCCTCACACCCGCGGACGACGAGCTCTACCAGCGGACGCGGGTGACCGTGCTGCAGCCGGACTCCCCCAACACCATGTTCATCGAGGGCTACACCAGCCGCGGCTTCACCATCAGCGGGGACCTGGTGGTGGGGCCCTGCGCCATCCTGCCCCGCGCCATCCTCCAGTGGAACGTGAGTACCCCACGGCGGGCAGgggcccccaccccggggggggggctctctGTCCCACTCAGTGCCATCGGTGTCCCCGCAGGTTGGCTCCTACAGGGACATCTCGCATGAGAGTCTGTCGCTATTCCGGCTGCTGGAGCCCCAAATAGGTACGTGGGGCAGCTGGGGCCCTGCACTGTCACAGCCTGCCCGAGGTGGCTCctgagctgtgccaggctgctggGGCCCTGCTGTCCCTGgggccagcacagctctgcccagcccaccccacagcaccctgccagcattttgggggaaggagctgctctCTGGCATCCCtttgctttgcagcagcagcagctggaggggcaggagggacacAGCAGGGCATGTTTCCCCCTCATTTGGGCTGCTGTGTGGGATCTGTGGGTCCTTGTAAGGAGGGCAGGTCTGGGCCGAGGCAGCCCGAGTGTGGCGCTGCTCTCACCCTTGCCTGTGGTCGTGTCCTGGTTGCAGAGATCCTGGTGCTGGGCACTGGAGACAGGGTGGAGCGGCTCCACCCCGCCGTGCTGAAGCAGATGCGGGAGTGTGGGATCGCTGTGGAGGTGCAGGACACGGTGAGGAGGCAGGTGCAGAGGCAGCACCCCAGTGCAGGGGGAGTGGTGGCACAGGGAGCTCCCTGTGCGCCCTGAGGCTCTGCCTGCCCGGGGATGGGCCGGAGGGAGGGGGGTCTTTTGCCCCATGGGAAGGGCTGTATCTCCTGCTGGAGGACAGGGTCTTCATTCCCTCCCTGTTCTATTTCACAGCCAAATGCGTGTGCGACCTTCAACTTCCTAACAAGTGAAAAGCgcctggcagctgctgggctcATCCCTCCACGGGGCACCTACATGGGGATGTAGATGCTGCCTGACGTGGCTGCAGGCTGAGCAGCTCATCCCTTGCCTGCCTGAAGCCCCCGAGCATCACCGCTCTCTGTGGAGAAATGCTTTGGACTCAGTGGAGACCAGCTGTGGCTGGGTGGTGTCTTTGTGCACAGGAAGGTGCTGTGAAATGCGTGGGCTTGGTTCTGCCCCCAAATCCTTGGCTTCTTGGCCTCCTTGCCCAgcccgggctgggggctgcagggcatgGCATGAGGCATGAGCGTTGCTGGCAGCACCACAGCTGTAGCTCTGCCGTTCTGCCAAGACGGTGCCCGGTGCCTTGGCAGCAAGAAGCCGTCGCCCTGAGGCAGGGCAGAGGCTGGTGAGTGAGCTGCACAACTCCCGGGCACGTCTGGGGCTCCACAAGGAAAATACATGTAAATTGGAAATACAAAGCAATTGTGTGGTGGTTAATGTGCAGCTGAGCGAGGCTGTAATGCACCCGTGGGGTGTGTGTTTTCACCCCCCTGTGGAGCTGGCCAGGCCGGTGGGGCTGTGGGTCAGCCCCCCAA
It encodes:
- the DALRD3 gene encoding LOW QUALITY PROTEIN: DALR anticodon-binding domain-containing protein 3 (The sequence of the model RefSeq protein was modified relative to this genomic sequence to represent the inferred CDS: inserted 3 bases in 2 codons; deleted 2 bases in 2 codons): MSRKALGGRAAXSHRGCPEPGLAGEHGEEDPVPTRPPPPCRAQPPPQTTPCHCCWFSSAGLPRARGALRSSCPPWGRAVLPVRVRLTPPGPRPRPPLPGPPLPSWRRRSARHTHHGXGAAPVTPKMAAQPRPTRRPQDGRPVMSLPACRSGSGCKAPMETGEDRPGLAATLRALNGTLGRPVGLWVKESGARNLRHRDFLAPRAALSAAFPGGRVPADVMSGVTSLGGPGVLAVRGCQETPAGLAVQVRRPEAFRRLLGPPSLPSPSPSGPQAGRVVLHCPALRRPAALRPRHLRPLLLADHLAQLLRAQGVSVRLVPALPEEGSREVLQQLRVDWPSTCGGSALPDAISALKQALGRSPCATACEEALGAAALPEDVISKVHLKSFVEQQGLEGYDPNLDVLLVTEEKLRSLAELQQAVLQCTAEGQGSCCSVVHVVSCEEEFQQQQLDLLWRILDPGAHTALQKHLVCGPVKVTNPSSPIGADQYFQLRKRQMYEASVMKYGELAQDEAWTEVIDTLTVAAIRFEMLSTAHRSQITLDLEDSSISTKGTKSGAFVMYNCARLATLFDTYQRAVEQGTYPPLPPASELNFSCLREEGEWLLLFNYLLPFPEVLQQAAQLPPPSKGIRITANTETVCKFLIQLSMDFSSYYNRVHVLGEPFPHLFDQMFARLQLLGAVRDMFHSALATLHLPPLSQI
- the NDUFAF3 gene encoding NADH dehydrogenase [ubiquinone] 1 alpha subcomplex assembly factor 3, whose product is MAVAALRLVAPAARRAAGGAPCRAHRLTPADDELYQRTRVTVLQPDSPNTMFIEGYTSRGFTISGDLVVGPCAILPRAILQWNVGSYRDISHESLSLFRLLEPQIEILVLGTGDRVERLHPAVLKQMRECGIAVEVQDTPNACATFNFLTSEKRLAAAGLIPPRGTYMGM